A region of Vibrio porteresiae DSM 19223 DNA encodes the following proteins:
- a CDS encoding DsbA family protein, whose product MNEVHYFYDPMCGWCYGATSLIQAIAEHPQFTLVYHPGGMIERKALTEGFKQHVLQADPRIAALTGASFGEAYIERLKSDQPFILDSYLPIRAISVAQSMGIEAYKMIKAIQTAHYQEGLVVSDEATLALLAQRFGLNEVEWQRKMQESADHIEQEIIDSHELMAHWSVSGYPTLIANINNQFIKLPHEQFYGKQEQWNKLLDSLVK is encoded by the coding sequence ATGAATGAAGTCCATTATTTTTATGACCCTATGTGTGGCTGGTGTTACGGCGCAACATCCTTGATTCAGGCCATTGCTGAACATCCACAATTTACCTTGGTGTATCACCCTGGCGGGATGATTGAAAGAAAAGCGCTTACCGAGGGCTTTAAGCAGCATGTCCTACAGGCTGATCCCCGCATCGCCGCTTTGACAGGGGCATCTTTCGGTGAAGCTTACATCGAACGCTTAAAAAGCGATCAGCCTTTCATTTTGGATTCCTACCTACCGATTCGCGCCATCTCGGTCGCTCAATCGATGGGCATTGAGGCATACAAAATGATCAAAGCCATTCAAACGGCCCATTATCAAGAAGGTTTGGTGGTGTCTGATGAAGCAACCCTCGCTTTACTGGCGCAGCGCTTTGGGCTAAATGAGGTAGAGTGGCAACGCAAAATGCAAGAGAGCGCCGACCACATTGAGCAAGAAATAATAGATAGTCATGAATTGATGGCACATTGGTCCGTCTCTGGCTACCCAACCTTAATTGCCAATATCAACAATCAGTTCATTAAATTGCCCCATGAGCAATTCTATGGAAAACAAGAGCAGTGGAATAAACTCTTGGATTCACTGGTGAAATAA
- a CDS encoding LysR family transcriptional regulator: protein MDRLTAAKVFVDVAHSGSFTDTADRLNMSRPMVTRYVEALENWLQMRLLHRTTRRVTLTTSGQQNLEKIENWLNVGEALTDVVGDATLLSGQIKVSTSMSFGFAQLVPATKHFMQLHPEINIEIFVDDSHNDLVEQQIDLSIRIASNPDSSLIGKPIGVCRSLLVASPEYLNHADPIEKPTDLLRHSCLGYKHFERHTWHLTNGEQYEAIEIKPRLSANEATVLRQAACEGIGISLQPTYLVANELASGQLVHILPDWKPNDLQIYALYSSRKHLSSTTRAFIDYLADYFQESLSL from the coding sequence ATGGATAGATTAACTGCCGCCAAGGTTTTTGTAGATGTTGCCCATTCCGGTAGCTTTACCGATACCGCAGACCGATTAAATATGTCTCGCCCGATGGTGACACGCTATGTTGAAGCGCTGGAAAACTGGTTGCAAATGCGCTTATTGCATCGCACCACCAGACGAGTGACGTTAACGACATCGGGGCAACAGAACCTTGAGAAAATCGAGAATTGGTTGAATGTGGGCGAAGCGCTCACTGATGTGGTTGGCGATGCGACCCTGTTATCAGGGCAGATTAAAGTTTCGACCAGTATGTCGTTTGGTTTTGCTCAGTTGGTTCCAGCAACCAAACATTTTATGCAGTTGCATCCTGAGATTAACATCGAGATATTTGTTGATGATTCCCATAACGATCTGGTTGAGCAGCAGATCGATTTATCCATTCGTATTGCCTCTAATCCAGACAGCTCGCTGATCGGCAAACCGATCGGCGTGTGTCGCTCCTTACTCGTGGCTTCACCTGAGTATCTTAATCACGCAGATCCCATTGAAAAACCGACTGATTTGTTGCGGCACTCTTGTTTGGGCTATAAACATTTTGAACGTCATACATGGCATTTAACCAATGGCGAACAATATGAAGCGATTGAGATAAAACCAAGGTTATCGGCGAATGAAGCGACGGTGCTAAGGCAAGCCGCTTGTGAAGGGATAGGCATCTCTTTACAGCCCACTTATTTGGTGGCAAACGAGCTGGCGTCGGGACAATTAGTTCACATTCTTCCCGATTGGAAACCCAATGACTTGCAGATCTACGCGCTCTACTCCTCGCGTAAGCATCTTTCATCTACCACCAGAGCGTTTATTGACTATTTGGCGGACTATTTTCAAGAGTCTTTATCTCTCTAA
- a CDS encoding TIGR03571 family LLM class oxidoreductase: MNKHNMALPNSFTRVFAQNRLSIGLLTPVEAYPNSPFPTLAQHQSIAKLAEDAGFASIWLRDVPFYDPSFGDAAQLLDPFVYAGFLSAVTQEITLGTAGIVLPLRDPISVAKQAASVDMLTNGRFVLGLSTGDRPTEYPAFGVAFDERAERYRDSIEMIQRLHTEHYPRMKSQFYGALTGNLDLHPKPVNGRIPMMAVGRSRQPIEWLAKNMDAWIWSVDDERAIQEINASLAIAAGDKAPPKYGYATFFDLAANPDAPYQRFYNVVRIGRHALIERLLKHQELGVSHIALNLKPSQRSAQDVIDEMGDHVLPALQRG, encoded by the coding sequence ATGAATAAGCATAATATGGCACTGCCAAACAGTTTTACGCGTGTATTCGCTCAAAACAGATTATCGATAGGACTGCTCACTCCTGTCGAAGCGTATCCCAACTCGCCATTTCCGACGCTGGCACAGCACCAAAGCATCGCAAAATTAGCAGAAGATGCTGGGTTTGCTAGCATCTGGCTGCGGGATGTCCCTTTTTACGATCCAAGCTTTGGTGATGCGGCACAATTGCTTGATCCTTTTGTTTATGCGGGATTTTTAAGTGCCGTAACCCAAGAGATCACCTTAGGAACAGCAGGTATCGTGCTGCCATTGCGTGACCCGATTTCCGTTGCCAAGCAAGCGGCTTCTGTCGACATGCTGACCAATGGGCGTTTCGTTTTAGGGCTATCAACTGGCGATCGCCCGACCGAATACCCAGCCTTTGGCGTAGCGTTTGATGAACGTGCTGAACGTTATCGAGATTCCATCGAGATGATCCAACGCTTACATACGGAACATTACCCACGCATGAAGAGTCAGTTTTACGGTGCATTAACCGGAAATCTTGATCTGCATCCGAAACCAGTCAATGGCAGAATCCCGATGATGGCAGTAGGTCGTTCACGTCAACCGATTGAGTGGTTAGCAAAGAATATGGATGCTTGGATTTGGTCTGTGGATGATGAACGCGCCATTCAAGAGATCAACGCCTCTCTCGCTATTGCAGCGGGTGATAAAGCGCCCCCAAAATATGGCTATGCGACCTTTTTTGATTTAGCCGCGAATCCTGATGCCCCTTACCAACGTTTCTATAATGTGGTGCGAATCGGGCGTCATGCTCTTATTGAACGTCTACTTAAACATCAAGAACTTGGAGTAAGTCATATTGCTCTAAACCTCAAACCTTCACAGCGCAGCGCGCAAGACGTCATTGATGAAATGGGTGATCACGTTCTACCCGCGTTACAACGCGGGTAG
- a CDS encoding LysR family transcriptional regulator: protein MKLNETQFSGVIEYVETLRTGSFTSAGEKLGLTGSAVGKSVTRLEQKLGTKLLHRTTRSLTPTPEGQRYFDGWIAILDEIESLEQGVVAGSIKVSGRLNVHLPAAFGRRHVMPVLLELTKAYPQLDLAVAFSERRINLVDEGVDLVVRIGALEDDADLVARCLGRQRLVVCASPEYLSRKGVPKSVAELTKHDCILGSQRSNQPAWLFKRGNGEGFSQVIRGRYSFTDGDAILSAVLDGMGLSQLPTWLINEHLATGALVTVLDEFAGAEMPIHAVWPRSRYLKPRQRVVIDALVADAEKATSVYRM, encoded by the coding sequence ATGAAATTAAATGAAACCCAATTCTCTGGCGTGATTGAATACGTTGAAACCTTAAGAACTGGCTCGTTTACGTCAGCGGGAGAGAAGCTTGGGTTGACAGGCTCTGCCGTCGGTAAAAGCGTGACTCGCTTGGAGCAGAAATTAGGAACTAAATTATTGCATCGCACCACGCGCAGTTTGACACCCACTCCCGAAGGTCAGCGTTATTTTGATGGTTGGATTGCGATTTTGGATGAAATCGAAAGTCTAGAGCAAGGGGTCGTCGCGGGGAGTATTAAAGTCTCTGGGCGACTGAATGTACATCTGCCTGCCGCATTCGGGCGTCGTCATGTAATGCCGGTGTTGCTGGAGTTGACCAAAGCGTATCCCCAACTCGATCTTGCGGTGGCGTTTAGTGAACGACGTATCAATCTCGTCGATGAAGGGGTCGATTTAGTGGTGCGTATAGGCGCTTTAGAAGATGATGCCGATTTGGTCGCAAGATGTTTAGGTCGCCAGCGTTTAGTAGTCTGTGCCAGTCCCGAGTACCTAAGCCGAAAAGGCGTTCCTAAATCGGTTGCAGAGTTGACCAAGCACGACTGTATCTTGGGCAGTCAGCGCAGTAATCAACCAGCTTGGCTATTTAAACGAGGCAATGGAGAGGGCTTTTCTCAAGTGATTCGCGGACGATACAGCTTTACAGATGGTGATGCCATATTATCTGCGGTCCTAGATGGTATGGGTTTATCTCAATTACCGACTTGGCTAATCAATGAGCATTTGGCCACTGGAGCTTTGGTGACGGTATTGGATGAATTCGCAGGCGCAGAAATGCCAATTCACGCAGTATGGCCCCGCTCCCGTTACCTAAAACCGAGACAACGAGTTGTGATTGATGCATTGGTCGCTGACGCAGAAAAGGCAACGTCCGTTTATCGAATGTAG
- a CDS encoding iron-containing alcohol dehydrogenase, translating into MQLDFSYYNPTTIHFGKDSLAKLKEEAPKYGKTVMLVYGRNAIKANGLYDKVVAILEQAGKKVVELSGVMPNPTLEKMREGVQIVRDHNVSLILAVGGGSVIDCAKGISVSAYCEDQDPFVKYWCEFKDVDNEVVPVASILTMVGTGSEMNGGSVITNEETKYKAGRVFPAHVFPKFSILNPEYTFTVSQYQMVSGVFDTMSHLMEQYFSDKGANTTDYVIESLLKSSIDNLRVALKAPNDYEARSNLMWNATLALNTLTGLSKSQDWQVHMIEHQLGAYTDCAHGMGLAAISLPYYRLIYKFGLEKFVRFATQVWGIAAEDKTDEEIALAGIDALEAFTKECGIVTSLEELGATKEMLPKIAESTIILGGGYHAITTQEIQQVLEACF; encoded by the coding sequence ATGCAATTAGATTTCTCTTACTACAACCCAACCACCATTCACTTTGGTAAAGACTCGCTAGCCAAACTAAAAGAAGAAGCACCCAAATACGGCAAAACAGTCATGTTGGTGTACGGTCGTAACGCGATCAAAGCCAACGGTCTTTACGACAAAGTGGTTGCCATCCTTGAACAAGCAGGCAAAAAAGTGGTTGAGCTATCCGGTGTGATGCCTAACCCTACCCTTGAAAAAATGCGTGAAGGCGTGCAAATCGTACGTGACCACAACGTTAGCCTTATTCTGGCTGTCGGAGGCGGTTCTGTTATTGACTGTGCCAAAGGTATTTCTGTATCTGCCTACTGTGAAGATCAAGACCCATTTGTAAAATACTGGTGTGAATTCAAAGATGTGGATAACGAAGTAGTCCCTGTAGCGTCTATCTTAACTATGGTTGGTACGGGTTCAGAAATGAACGGTGGTTCTGTTATCACTAACGAAGAGACCAAATACAAAGCAGGTCGTGTTTTCCCTGCGCACGTATTTCCTAAATTTTCGATCCTAAACCCAGAGTACACATTCACTGTATCTCAATACCAAATGGTGAGCGGCGTGTTTGATACCATGTCTCACCTTATGGAACAGTACTTCTCTGACAAAGGTGCGAACACCACAGATTATGTGATTGAAAGCCTACTAAAATCGTCTATCGATAACCTACGTGTTGCGTTAAAAGCTCCAAACGATTACGAAGCTCGTTCAAACCTAATGTGGAACGCGACCCTAGCACTGAACACGCTAACTGGTTTGTCTAAATCACAAGACTGGCAAGTCCACATGATTGAACACCAATTAGGTGCTTACACCGACTGTGCTCACGGTATGGGTCTAGCGGCAATTTCACTGCCTTACTACCGCCTAATCTACAAATTTGGTCTAGAAAAATTCGTCCGTTTCGCGACTCAAGTTTGGGGTATCGCTGCTGAAGATAAAACGGATGAAGAGATCGCGCTTGCTGGTATCGATGCGCTAGAAGCCTTCACTAAAGAGTGTGGCATTGTGACCTCTCTGGAAGAACTCGGTGCAACCAAAGAGATGCTACCTAAGATTGCTGAATCTACCATCATTCTCGGTGGCGGTTACCATGCCATCACCACACAAGAGATTCAACAAGTACTAGAAGCGTGCTTTTAA
- a CDS encoding Gfo/Idh/MocA family protein, with the protein MRIGVVGAGNIVNMCLDALAQIDDVVCEALCVREASKTKGQQLCDQYAINKLYTDYASMLTDSQIDFIYIGIPNNMHFDYALQALNANKHVVCEKPFTTTAEELTSLMDTAKQKGLFLFEAITNIHSPNVKLFREKLPLIGDIKLVQGNYSQLSSRYAAYLQGEVHPAFDPKASGGALYDINIYNIHLACFMLGAPTSIQYTFNRGFNGIDMSGVVVMQHEKAISMCAGAKDSDSEGRFVVQGDKGYLAIQGIPNVAASFELGLKGQEVQTFNLNHADNHMVYEFQDFNQMFKENDLAQCYRYLEHSLEVMKVLQVGRDQVNEA; encoded by the coding sequence ATGCGTATAGGTGTGGTAGGTGCAGGTAACATCGTCAACATGTGTTTGGATGCTTTGGCACAAATCGATGACGTAGTGTGTGAAGCGTTGTGCGTTCGCGAAGCGAGCAAAACCAAAGGGCAACAGCTGTGTGATCAATATGCGATTAACAAACTGTATACTGATTACGCAAGCATGCTGACGGATAGCCAGATTGATTTTATCTATATCGGCATTCCCAATAACATGCACTTTGATTATGCCTTGCAGGCATTGAATGCCAATAAGCATGTGGTGTGCGAAAAGCCATTTACCACAACGGCGGAAGAGCTGACTAGCTTGATGGATACGGCAAAACAAAAAGGCCTATTTTTGTTTGAAGCGATCACCAATATTCATTCACCTAACGTAAAGTTATTTAGAGAAAAGTTGCCCTTGATTGGCGATATTAAATTGGTGCAAGGTAACTATTCACAGCTATCTAGTCGTTATGCTGCCTATTTACAAGGGGAAGTCCACCCAGCGTTTGACCCGAAAGCATCGGGCGGTGCGTTGTACGATATTAATATCTATAACATTCACTTAGCTTGTTTTATGTTGGGGGCGCCAACCTCGATTCAGTACACCTTCAACCGTGGTTTTAATGGTATTGATATGTCGGGTGTGGTTGTGATGCAACACGAGAAAGCTATCTCGATGTGCGCTGGCGCGAAAGATTCTGACAGTGAAGGGCGTTTCGTGGTGCAGGGCGATAAAGGATACCTAGCGATCCAAGGTATTCCGAATGTGGCGGCATCATTTGAGCTTGGCTTAAAAGGCCAAGAGGTACAGACGTTCAACTTAAACCATGCTGATAATCATATGGTGTATGAGTTCCAAGACTTTAATCAGATGTTTAAAGAGAACGATTTAGCGCAATGTTATCGTTATCTTGAACACTCTCTTGAAGTGATGAAAGTCTTGCAGGTTGGGCGAGATCAGGTGAACGAGGCTTAA
- a CDS encoding nuclear transport factor 2 family protein, translating to MTNNTQRINALLDREEIRQLRLRYSQLLDGGQAEKMDEVFTEDAEVKVTVGSMKGIEQIKQSLKDAYHAFDTKNRQHFPFVHAVTNHTITLVDDNHAHGSCYLLDFVTDREQGQHPFLLLGHYVDQYVRVNGEWRIAHSELDVVWPEQ from the coding sequence ATGACTAACAACACACAACGAATTAATGCGTTACTCGATCGCGAAGAGATCCGCCAACTGCGTTTGCGTTACAGCCAGCTATTAGATGGCGGCCAAGCAGAGAAAATGGACGAAGTCTTTACTGAAGATGCAGAGGTGAAAGTGACAGTCGGGTCAATGAAAGGCATCGAACAAATCAAGCAGAGCCTAAAAGACGCCTACCATGCGTTCGATACCAAAAACCGTCAACATTTTCCATTTGTTCATGCGGTTACCAATCACACCATTACCTTAGTAGATGACAATCATGCTCATGGTAGCTGCTACCTACTTGATTTCGTGACCGACCGCGAACAAGGGCAACATCCCTTCCTTCTGCTAGGTCACTATGTTGATCAGTATGTTCGTGTCAACGGCGAATGGCGCATTGCTCATAGCGAACTGGATGTCGTTTGGCCTGAACAGTAA